Proteins found in one Quercus robur chromosome 2, dhQueRobu3.1, whole genome shotgun sequence genomic segment:
- the LOC126715708 gene encoding cytochrome c oxidase subunit 6b-2-like, translated as MEWYDSIIIHRTNRSESPTHSLYSKIFSIRAHHRFSLNCSPLIGPLMAEIEVELKTAPADFRFPTTNQTRHCFTRYVEFHKCLAAKGEESGACEKFAKYYRSLCPGDWVERWNEQRETGTFPGPL; from the exons ATGGAATGGTATGACAGTATCATTATTCACCGTACGAACCGGAGTGAAAGCCCGACCCATTCCttatattccaaaattttttcaatCAGAGCCCACCATCGTTTCTCGCTCAATTGCTCTCCTTTGATCGGACCACTCATGGCGgag ATTGAAGTTGAACTGAAAACAGCCCCTGCTGATTTTCGATTCCCTACAACAAATCAAACCAGACATTGTTTCACACGCTACGTTGAGTTTCACAA GTGCTTGGCAGCAAAAGGTGAAGAGTCTGGTGCATGTGAGAAATTTGCCAAGTATTATCGTTCTCTTTGCCCAGGTGATTGG GTTGAGAGGTGGAATGAACAGAGGGAGACCGGGACTTTCCCTGGGCCTCTTTGA
- the LOC126715709 gene encoding tetraspanin-8-like, with translation MFRVSNNLVGILNFVTFLLSIPILAGGIWLSRQADTECERWLDKPIIALGVFLMVVSIAGLIGACCRVSWLLWFYLLVMFLLIVLLFVFTIFVFAITNKGAGEAVSNRGYKEYRLGDYSNWLQKRVTNTKNWNKIKSCLQDSKVCTSFADKFVNDNMEQFYAENLSALQSGCCKPSNDCNFTYVKPTEWTNNNTAVASSNPDCTTWSNDPNVLCFNCQSCKAGLLDNIKSNWKKVAIVNVIFLVFLVVVYSVGCCAFRNNRKDNAYWNRQ, from the exons ATGTTCCGCGTGAGCAACAACCTGGTTGGGATACTCAACTTCGTGACCTTCCTACTCTCAATCCCAATCCTCGCTGGTGGGATATGGCTGAGCCGACAGGCCGACACCGAGTGCGAGCGTTGGCTCGACAAACCCATCATCGCACTCGGCGTTTTTCTCATGGTGGTCTCCATAGCTGGCTTAATCGGAGCTTGTTGCCGTGTTTCATGGCTCCTCTGGTTCTACCTTCTGGTCATGTTCCTCCTCATAGTTCTTCTCTTCGTGTTTACCATATTTGTCTTTGCTATTACCAACAAGGGTGCTGGGGAGGCCGTGTCGAATCGTGGGTATAAGGAGTATAGGCTTGGTGATTACTCCAATTGGTTGCAGAAGAGGGTTACCAATACCAAGAAttggaacaaaattaaaagttgcTTGCAGGATAGTAAGGTTTGTACCAGTTTTGCTGACAAGTTTGTGAACGACAACATGGAGCAGTTCTATGCTGAGAATCTCTCTGCGCTTCAG TCTGGTTGCTGCAAGCCATCAAACGACTGCAATTTTACCTATGTGAAACCAACTGAATGGACCAATAATAACACTGCTGTTGCTAGTAGTAACCCAGACTGCACTACATGGAGCAATGACCCAAATGTTTTGTGCTTCAACTGTCAATCATGCAAGGCTGGATTGCTCGACAACATCAAGAGTAACTGGAAGAAGGTGGCCATTGTCAACGTTATATTCCTTGTCTTCCTCGTTGTTGTGTACTCCGTTGGGTGCTGTGCGTTCAGAAACAATAGGAAGGACAATGCCTATTGGAATCGTCAGTAG